Proteins from one Streptomyces genisteinicus genomic window:
- a CDS encoding xanthine dehydrogenase family protein molybdopterin-binding subunit translates to MSNDAATTAPAPRTADIPGPSPEPPSHGIGASLPAADTRAKTEGTFPYASDLWAEGLLWAALLRSPHPHARILSVDTSAARRMPGVHAVITHEDIPGDGSYGRRIADRPVFASEIVRHHGEAIAAVAADHPDTARLAAAAVTVEYEILDPVTDPEKAFEAEPLHPDGNLVRHIPLRYGDPDATGEVVVEGLYRIGRQDPAPIGAEAGLAVPRPDGGVELYLASTDPHTDRALAAACFGLEEERVKVVVTGVPGATGDREDPGFQLALGLLALRTGCPVKLTATREESFLGHPHRHPTLLRYRHHADAEGHLVKVEAQLLLDAGAYADASSESLAAAVAFACGPYVVPHAFIEGWAVRTNNPPSGHVRGEGAMQVCAAYEAQMDKLAARLGVDPAELRLRNVLATGDILPTGQTVTCPAPVAELLRAVRDTPLPSLPKDTPEDDWLLPGGPEGAGEPGAVRRGVGYALGMVHMLGAEGTDEVSTATVKVHDGIATVICAAVETGSGFSTLARQIVQETLGIEDVRVAAVDTDQPPAGPAAHGRHTWVSGGAVERAAKMVRTQLLAPLAHQFGMSTELLQITDGKITSYDGVLSTTVTEAMEGKELWATAQCRPHPTEPLDESGQGDAFVGLAFCAIRAVVDVDIELGSVRVVEMAVAQDVGRILNPAQLATRIEAGVTQGIGAALTENLRTVRGLVRHPDLTGYALPTSLDAPDIRIVKLVEERDVVAPFGAKPASAVPVVTAPAAVASAVRAATGRPVNRLPIRPQAAVAATPKS, encoded by the coding sequence GTGAGCAACGACGCGGCCACCACGGCGCCCGCGCCCCGGACCGCCGACATCCCGGGGCCGTCCCCCGAACCGCCCTCGCACGGCATCGGCGCCTCGCTGCCCGCGGCCGACACCCGGGCCAAGACCGAGGGCACCTTCCCCTACGCCTCCGACCTGTGGGCCGAGGGCCTGCTGTGGGCCGCCCTGCTGCGCTCGCCGCACCCGCACGCGCGGATCCTGTCCGTCGACACCTCCGCCGCCCGCCGCATGCCCGGCGTGCACGCCGTGATCACCCACGAGGACATCCCCGGCGACGGGTCCTACGGGCGGCGCATCGCCGACCGCCCCGTGTTCGCCTCGGAGATCGTCCGCCACCATGGCGAGGCGATCGCCGCGGTGGCCGCCGACCACCCCGACACCGCCCGGCTCGCCGCCGCGGCCGTCACCGTCGAGTACGAGATCCTCGACCCGGTCACCGACCCCGAGAAGGCGTTCGAGGCCGAGCCGCTGCACCCCGACGGCAACCTCGTCCGCCACATCCCGCTGCGCTACGGGGACCCGGACGCCACCGGAGAGGTCGTCGTCGAGGGCCTCTACCGGATCGGACGCCAGGACCCCGCCCCGATCGGCGCCGAGGCCGGCCTCGCCGTGCCCCGCCCCGACGGCGGCGTCGAGCTGTACCTCGCCTCGACCGACCCCCACACCGACCGCGCCCTCGCGGCCGCCTGCTTCGGTCTGGAGGAGGAGCGGGTCAAGGTCGTCGTCACCGGCGTCCCCGGCGCGACCGGCGACCGCGAGGACCCCGGCTTCCAGCTCGCCCTCGGGCTGCTCGCTCTGAGGACGGGCTGCCCCGTCAAACTGACGGCCACCCGCGAGGAGTCCTTCCTCGGCCACCCTCACCGCCACCCCACGCTGCTGCGCTACCGCCACCACGCCGACGCCGAGGGCCACCTCGTCAAGGTCGAGGCCCAGCTCCTGCTGGACGCGGGCGCCTACGCCGACGCCTCGTCCGAGTCGCTGGCCGCGGCCGTCGCCTTCGCCTGCGGGCCGTACGTGGTCCCGCACGCCTTCATCGAGGGCTGGGCGGTGCGCACCAACAACCCGCCGTCCGGGCACGTCCGCGGCGAGGGCGCCATGCAGGTGTGCGCCGCGTACGAGGCCCAGATGGACAAGCTCGCCGCCAGGCTCGGCGTCGACCCTGCGGAGCTGCGGCTGCGCAACGTCCTCGCCACCGGCGACATCCTGCCCACCGGCCAGACGGTCACCTGCCCCGCCCCGGTCGCCGAACTCCTGCGCGCCGTACGGGACACCCCGCTGCCCTCGCTGCCCAAGGACACCCCCGAGGACGACTGGCTGCTGCCCGGCGGCCCCGAGGGCGCGGGGGAGCCCGGCGCGGTGCGCCGGGGCGTCGGCTACGCCCTCGGCATGGTCCACATGCTCGGCGCCGAGGGCACGGACGAGGTCTCCACGGCCACCGTCAAGGTCCACGACGGCATCGCGACCGTCATCTGCGCGGCGGTGGAGACCGGTTCCGGCTTCTCCACCCTGGCCCGCCAGATCGTCCAGGAGACCCTGGGGATCGAGGACGTGCGGGTGGCCGCCGTCGACACCGACCAGCCTCCCGCGGGCCCGGCCGCCCACGGCCGCCACACCTGGGTCTCCGGCGGCGCGGTCGAACGCGCCGCCAAGATGGTCCGCACCCAGCTGCTGGCCCCGCTGGCCCACCAGTTCGGCATGTCCACGGAACTGCTCCAGATCACCGACGGCAAGATCACCTCGTACGACGGAGTGCTCTCCACCACCGTCACCGAGGCGATGGAGGGCAAGGAGCTCTGGGCGACGGCCCAGTGCCGCCCCCACCCCACCGAGCCGCTGGACGAGTCCGGGCAGGGCGACGCCTTCGTGGGCCTCGCCTTCTGCGCGATCCGCGCCGTCGTCGACGTCGACATCGAGCTCGGCTCGGTGCGGGTCGTCGAGATGGCCGTCGCCCAGGACGTCGGCCGCATCCTCAACCCGGCCCAGCTGGCGACCCGCATCGAGGCCGGCGTCACCCAGGGCATCGGCGCGGCCCTCACCGAGAACCTGCGCACCGTCCGCGGCCTCGTCCGCCACCCCGACCTGACGGGCTACGCCCTGCCGACGTCCCTGGACGCCCCGGACATCCGCATCGTCAAGCTCGTCGAGGAGCGCGACGTGGTCGCCCCCTTCGGCGCGAAGCCGGCGAGCGCGGTCCCGGTGGTCACCGCCCCGGCCGCGGTCGCCTCCGCCGTCCGCGCCGCGACCGGCCGCCCGGTCAACCGCCTCCCGATCCGGCCCCAGGCGGCGGTGGCGGCGACACCGAAGTCCTGA
- a CDS encoding type II toxin-antitoxin system death-on-curing family toxin, with amino-acid sequence MKYLTLPELLRLTERLGADEVRDYGLLDSALARPQSSVFGQDAYPDVWQKAAALMESLARNHGLVDGNKRIAWYATWVFLHMNGHPLDAGFDVDEAERFVLGVCQGHLDVPKIAEQLPRFAK; translated from the coding sequence ATGAAGTACCTCACCCTTCCCGAACTGCTCAGGCTCACTGAGCGGCTCGGGGCCGATGAGGTGCGCGACTACGGGCTGCTGGACTCCGCGCTGGCGCGGCCGCAGTCCAGCGTCTTCGGCCAGGATGCGTACCCGGACGTCTGGCAGAAGGCTGCGGCGCTCATGGAGTCGCTGGCCCGCAACCACGGTCTGGTGGACGGCAACAAGCGCATCGCCTGGTATGCGACATGGGTCTTCCTCCACATGAACGGGCACCCGCTCGACGCGGGATTCGACGTCGACGAGGCCGAGCGCTTCGTCCTGGGCGTGTGCCAGGGCCACCTCGACGTACCGAAGATCGCCGAGCAGCTCCCGCGTTTCGCGAAGTGA
- a CDS encoding beta-N-acetylhexosaminidase: protein MTDTGPDTPTPAPTDADTGPGARTSTGAGPGAPAGAPAPALVPAPRRAAWAPSAQGAFVLGPRTRLDAGPGTERAAGWLRSAVGAATGLSLAPGGADADGADAGDGRLVLAVDPELPAEGYRIAVREDAVRIDGGTPAGVFWGAQTLRQLLGPEAFRRAPLRPDRRWTLPLGTVEDAPRFGWRGLMLDVARHFMPKDDVLRQLDLMAAHKLNVLHFHLTDDQGWRIEILRHPRLTEVGAWRARSKYGHRFSELWDDTPHGGYYTQDDIREIVAYAAERHITVVPEIDVPGHSQAAIAAYPELGNTDVVDTGALTVWDDWGINPNVLAPTDRTLRFYEGVLEEVLALFPSEFVHIGGDECPKDQWRASPAAQARIAELGVDGEDGLQSWFIRHFDRWLTERGRRLIGWDEILEGGLAPGAAVSSWRGYRGGVAAAEAGHDVVMCPEQQVYLDHRQAPGDDEPIPIGFVRTLEDVYRFEPVPPSLSAGAAAHVIGTQANVWTEVMHNRSRVDYQVYPRLAAFAEVAWSALPPSHERVFADFERRMETHYARLDALGVGYRPPAGPLPWQRRPGVGGRPLDGPPPMV, encoded by the coding sequence ATGACCGACACCGGTCCCGACACCCCCACCCCCGCCCCCACGGACGCCGACACCGGTCCCGGCGCCCGCACCTCCACCGGCGCCGGTCCCGGCGCACCGGCCGGGGCCCCCGCGCCCGCCCTCGTCCCCGCGCCCCGCCGCGCCGCCTGGGCGCCGTCCGCGCAGGGGGCGTTCGTCCTCGGACCGCGCACCCGCCTCGACGCCGGACCCGGCACCGAGCGGGCGGCGGGCTGGCTGCGGTCCGCCGTCGGCGCCGCGACCGGCCTGTCCCTCGCCCCCGGCGGGGCGGACGCCGACGGGGCGGACGCGGGCGACGGCCGGCTGGTGCTCGCCGTCGACCCCGAACTGCCCGCCGAGGGCTACCGGATCGCGGTGCGCGAGGACGCCGTGCGCATCGACGGCGGCACCCCGGCGGGTGTCTTCTGGGGCGCCCAGACGCTGCGCCAGCTCCTCGGCCCCGAGGCGTTCCGCAGGGCCCCCCTCCGGCCGGACCGCCGGTGGACCCTGCCGCTGGGCACCGTCGAGGACGCGCCCCGCTTCGGCTGGCGCGGACTGATGCTCGACGTGGCACGGCACTTCATGCCCAAGGACGACGTGCTGCGCCAGCTGGACCTGATGGCGGCCCACAAGCTGAACGTCCTGCACTTCCACCTCACCGACGACCAGGGCTGGCGCATCGAGATCCTGCGCCACCCGCGGCTGACCGAGGTCGGCGCCTGGCGCGCCCGCAGCAAGTACGGGCACCGGTTCTCCGAACTCTGGGACGACACGCCCCACGGCGGCTACTACACCCAGGACGACATCCGCGAGATCGTCGCCTACGCCGCGGAGCGGCACATCACCGTCGTCCCCGAGATCGACGTCCCCGGCCACTCGCAGGCGGCCATCGCCGCCTACCCCGAGCTCGGCAACACCGACGTCGTCGACACCGGGGCCCTGACCGTCTGGGACGACTGGGGCATCAACCCGAACGTCCTCGCCCCCACCGACCGCACCCTCCGGTTCTACGAGGGCGTGCTGGAGGAGGTGCTCGCCCTCTTCCCGTCCGAGTTCGTGCACATCGGCGGCGACGAGTGCCCGAAGGACCAGTGGCGCGCGTCGCCCGCCGCCCAGGCCCGTATCGCCGAACTCGGCGTCGACGGCGAGGACGGCCTCCAGTCCTGGTTCATCCGCCACTTCGACCGCTGGCTCACCGAGCGGGGCCGCCGGCTCATCGGCTGGGACGAGATCCTGGAGGGCGGCCTGGCGCCCGGCGCGGCCGTCTCCTCCTGGCGCGGCTACCGGGGCGGCGTCGCCGCGGCGGAGGCGGGCCACGACGTGGTCATGTGCCCCGAGCAGCAGGTGTACCTGGACCACCGGCAGGCGCCGGGCGACGACGAGCCGATCCCGATCGGCTTCGTGCGGACCCTGGAGGACGTCTACCGCTTCGAGCCCGTCCCGCCGTCCCTGTCGGCCGGTGCCGCGGCCCATGTCATCGGCACCCAGGCCAACGTCTGGACCGAGGTGATGCACAACCGCTCGCGGGTGGACTACCAGGTGTACCCGCGCCTCGCGGCCTTCGCCGAGGTCGCCTGGTCCGCGCTCCCGCCGTCCCACGAAAGGGTGTTCGCCGACTTCGAGCGGCGGATGGAGACCCACTACGCGCGGCTCGACGCCCTGGGCGTCGGCTACCGGCCGCCCGCCGGCCCCCTGCCCTGGCAGCGGCGTCCCGGCGTCGGCGGCCGCCCGCTCGACGGCCCGCCCCCGATGGTCTGA
- a CDS encoding MFS transporter: MTAPEPRDTEVTHAPRATAAPHPTGGDAVRGGDGGGGGVLGPAHRALSVGIVAVVFLIAFEATAVGTAMPVAARDLHGVGLYAFAFSSYFTTSLFGMVVAGQWADRRGPLGALASGMAAWAAGLALSGTAEAMWVFVAGRAVQGLGGGLVIVALYVVVSRAYPPRLQPAIMAAFAASWVIPSVVGPLAAGTIAEHLGWRWVFLGIPALVAVPLALALPAIRQRASGPADPHAPVPAFDRRRIRLALGIALGAALLQYAGQDLRWLSLLPAAAGAALLVPSVLGVLPKGTYRAARGLPSVVLLRGIAAGSFIAAESFVPLMLVTQRGLSPTLAGLSLAAGGATWALGSYVQSRPRTEGYRERLVALGMLLVAAAIAAAPAVLIDSVPVWTVAVAWTFGCFGMGLVIGSTSVLLLKLSAPEEAGANSAALQISDALSNVLLLAAGGAAFAALGGGAVGAAAHGAAGGATGSHPAAFAAVFLPMAGVALVGAWVATRLGVRRTV; encoded by the coding sequence ATGACCGCCCCCGAGCCGCGTGACACCGAGGTCACGCACGCGCCCCGTGCCACCGCCGCGCCCCACCCCACCGGGGGCGATGCCGTGCGCGGCGGGGACGGCGGCGGCGGGGGCGTCCTCGGGCCCGCCCACCGGGCGCTGAGCGTCGGGATCGTCGCCGTCGTCTTCCTGATCGCCTTCGAGGCGACCGCCGTCGGCACCGCCATGCCCGTGGCCGCGCGCGACCTGCACGGCGTCGGGCTCTACGCGTTCGCCTTCTCCTCGTACTTCACGACCAGCCTCTTCGGCATGGTCGTGGCCGGTCAGTGGGCGGACCGCCGCGGCCCGCTGGGCGCGCTCGCCTCGGGCATGGCCGCCTGGGCCGCCGGACTCGCCCTCTCCGGCACCGCGGAGGCGATGTGGGTCTTCGTGGCCGGGCGCGCGGTCCAGGGCCTGGGCGGCGGGCTGGTCATCGTCGCCCTGTACGTCGTCGTCAGCCGGGCGTACCCGCCCCGGCTCCAGCCCGCGATCATGGCGGCGTTCGCGGCGAGCTGGGTCATCCCGTCCGTCGTCGGGCCGCTGGCCGCGGGCACGATCGCCGAGCACCTCGGCTGGCGATGGGTCTTCCTCGGCATCCCGGCCCTCGTCGCCGTCCCGCTCGCCCTCGCCCTGCCGGCGATACGGCAGCGCGCGTCCGGCCCCGCCGACCCGCACGCGCCCGTCCCCGCCTTCGACCGCCGGCGCATCAGGCTCGCCCTCGGCATCGCCCTCGGCGCCGCACTGCTCCAGTACGCGGGCCAGGACCTGCGGTGGCTCTCCCTGCTGCCCGCCGCGGCCGGGGCGGCCCTGCTCGTCCCGTCGGTGCTCGGCGTCCTGCCGAAGGGCACCTACCGGGCGGCCCGCGGACTGCCGTCCGTGGTCCTGCTGCGCGGCATCGCCGCGGGCTCCTTCATCGCCGCGGAGTCCTTCGTCCCGCTGATGCTGGTCACCCAGCGCGGCCTGTCCCCGACCCTCGCGGGCCTCTCGCTCGCGGCGGGCGGCGCGACCTGGGCGCTCGGCTCGTACGTGCAGTCCCGGCCCCGCACCGAGGGGTACCGCGAGCGGCTGGTCGCGCTCGGCATGCTGCTGGTCGCGGCGGCGATCGCCGCGGCGCCGGCCGTCCTGATCGACTCCGTGCCGGTCTGGACCGTGGCCGTCGCCTGGACCTTCGGCTGCTTCGGCATGGGCCTGGTGATCGGCTCGACCAGCGTCCTGCTGCTGAAGCTGTCCGCGCCCGAGGAGGCCGGCGCCAACTCGGCGGCCCTCCAGATCTCCGACGCCCTCTCCAACGTCCTGCTGCTCGCGGCGGGCGGCGCGGCCTTCGCCGCCCTCGGCGGCGGCGCGGTCGGCGCGGCGGCCCACGGCGCGGCCGGCGGCGCCACCGGCTCCCACCCGGCGGCGTTCGCCGCGGTGTTCCTGCCGATGGCGGGCGTGGCGCTGGTGGGGGCGTGGGTGGCGACGCGGCTGGGCGTGCGGAGAACGGTGTAG
- a CDS encoding Arc family DNA-binding protein — translation MAGLNLRFTEEELDALRKRAEAEGRSMQSFAHDAVITAINEHSRLFNEAADHVLKVSEELNRRLA, via the coding sequence ATGGCCGGTCTGAATCTGCGGTTCACCGAGGAAGAGCTGGATGCCTTGCGCAAGCGGGCCGAGGCGGAGGGGCGGAGCATGCAGTCGTTCGCCCACGACGCGGTGATCACCGCCATCAACGAGCACTCCCGCCTCTTCAACGAGGCGGCGGATCATGTCCTGAAGGTGAGCGAGGAGCTCAACCGGAGGCTCGCCTGA
- a CDS encoding FAD binding domain-containing protein: MTTHAPGTARSVTLPDSLDEAVAALAAMPAAVPVAGGTDLMAAVNRGRLRPAGLVGLGRISEIRGWRYQDGHALLGAGLTHARMGRPDFAALIPALAASARAAGPPQIRNAGTLGGNIATAAPTGDTLPVLAALEADLVIAGPDGARREIPVSHLLAGREMLGPAELIAFVRVPLLHAPQVFLKATGRTGPGRATASVAVVLDPARRGVRCAVGAIAPMPLRPLEAERWIASLIDWDGERGLAAEALAAFGEYVAAACIPDPPPAPPGEEQQVLPPAVLHLRRTVAALARRALGRALS; encoded by the coding sequence GTGACCACGCACGCACCGGGGACGGCGCGGTCGGTGACGCTGCCGGACTCGCTCGACGAGGCAGTGGCGGCCCTCGCCGCCATGCCCGCCGCCGTGCCCGTCGCCGGGGGCACCGACCTCATGGCCGCCGTCAACCGCGGCAGGCTCCGCCCCGCGGGACTCGTCGGCCTCGGCCGCATCAGCGAGATCCGCGGCTGGCGCTACCAGGACGGACACGCACTCCTCGGCGCCGGTCTCACCCACGCGCGCATGGGGCGGCCCGACTTCGCCGCCCTCATCCCCGCCCTCGCCGCCTCGGCCCGCGCCGCCGGCCCGCCCCAGATCCGCAACGCCGGCACCCTCGGGGGCAACATCGCCACCGCGGCCCCCACCGGCGACACCCTGCCCGTGCTGGCCGCCCTGGAAGCGGACCTCGTGATCGCGGGACCCGACGGCGCCCGCCGCGAGATCCCCGTCTCCCATCTGCTCGCCGGCCGCGAGATGCTCGGCCCGGCCGAACTCATCGCCTTCGTCCGCGTACCGCTGCTGCACGCGCCCCAGGTGTTCCTCAAGGCCACCGGCCGCACCGGGCCGGGACGCGCGACCGCCTCCGTGGCCGTGGTGCTCGACCCGGCGCGGCGCGGGGTGCGCTGCGCGGTCGGGGCCATCGCGCCGATGCCGCTGCGGCCGCTGGAGGCCGAGCGCTGGATCGCCTCGCTGATCGACTGGGACGGCGAACGCGGCCTGGCCGCCGAGGCGCTGGCCGCCTTCGGCGAGTACGTGGCCGCCGCCTGCATCCCGGACCCGCCCCCGGCGCCGCCGGGCGAGGAGCAGCAGGTACTGCCGCCTGCCGTACTGCACCTGCGGCGCACCGTCGCCGCACTGGCCCGACGGGCACTGGGGAGGGCACTGTCATGA
- a CDS encoding carbohydrate ABC transporter permease: MSLVPSGLRIRRPGRLAAEATALAVALVVAFPLYWMVLSAFKPAGEIQSTDARPWTLSPSLDSFRRVFEQEEFGRYFVNSLVVAVSVVVASSLIAFLAATAVTRFRFRLRTTLLIMFLVAQMVPIEALTIPLFFLMRDFGQLNTLGSLILPHIAFSLPFAIWMLRGFVKAVPEALEEAAYIDGASRTRFLWQILFPLVFPGLVATSVFSFISTWNDFLFAKSFIISDTSQSTLPMALLVFFKPDENDWGGIMAGSTVMTVPVLVFFVLVQRRLVSGLGGAVKD, encoded by the coding sequence ATGAGCCTCGTCCCGAGCGGGCTGCGGATCCGCCGCCCCGGCCGTCTCGCCGCGGAGGCGACGGCCCTCGCCGTCGCGCTGGTCGTGGCCTTCCCGCTGTACTGGATGGTCCTCTCCGCCTTCAAGCCGGCCGGTGAGATCCAGTCCACCGACGCGCGCCCCTGGACCCTCTCCCCGTCGCTCGACTCGTTCCGGCGGGTCTTCGAACAGGAGGAGTTCGGGAGGTACTTCGTCAACTCGCTGGTGGTCGCGGTGAGCGTGGTCGTGGCCTCCTCGCTCATCGCCTTCCTCGCCGCCACCGCCGTGACGCGGTTCCGCTTCCGGCTGCGCACCACCCTGCTCATCATGTTCCTCGTCGCGCAGATGGTGCCGATCGAGGCGCTCACCATCCCGCTGTTCTTCCTGATGCGCGACTTCGGCCAGCTCAACACCCTCGGCTCGCTGATCCTGCCGCACATCGCCTTCTCGCTGCCGTTCGCGATCTGGATGCTGCGCGGATTCGTCAAGGCCGTCCCCGAGGCGCTGGAGGAGGCCGCCTACATCGACGGCGCGAGCCGCACCCGGTTCCTGTGGCAGATCCTCTTCCCCCTGGTCTTCCCGGGCCTGGTGGCCACGAGCGTGTTCTCGTTCATCTCGACCTGGAACGACTTCCTCTTCGCCAAGTCGTTCATCATCAGCGACACCTCCCAGTCGACGCTGCCCATGGCGCTGCTGGTCTTCTTCAAGCCGGACGAGAACGACTGGGGAGGCATCATGGCGGGCTCCACCGTGATGACGGTCCCGGTGCTCGTCTTCTTCGTACTCGTACAGCGACGCCTGGTCTCCGGACTCGGCGGAGCAGTGAAGGACTGA
- a CDS encoding (2Fe-2S)-binding protein: MSDEDHRQGHRPHGGDEGGDGLHLPDGFVRDGSAQPGPPGGDADGYGQDWNAEYGGAYEADYGPEYGNGYAHDQQGWTPEYPQDASQGYGESFSPEYGSWQQTAPGSDYDGDSTTFLQLPPDDAAGTAPLEAPGHGYTPPMILPLKPLTPEAGTDPGAAGGWSAPRPPAADGTPGAPVSWPDAGAAADPHGTGQWTFPDEPGPAPGAAEMTGQWSVPIADGDLPEESGEYPRTARQGTATPPSTLPGGAPASWTTLPGGATAPWAPAPAAADDAGSGAPDGAEGFGSGGGTGAEGYDSGRGTGAAADEFGPGAVDGAPDGAFPVADGGHTPAAGVPAADFGPGPAAPPAAAPGTDDTTAPAAPHTQGPGAVGATPPAPAESAPETAPEAAGATAGEAGHQAAGAPGGEQGRPEAPQPGAAPATALPAPGAPAAVPGTDHGAPDAGPGHTAAGHEPDTAHGEDPDAARGGERDAPEPVSEPVSEPVPGPSADEHPATSYVLRVNGTDRPVADAWIGESLLYVLRERLGLAGAKDGCSQGECGACNVQVDGRLVASCLVPAATAAGSEVRTVEGLAADGEPSDVQRALAACGAVQCGFCIPGMAMTVHDLLEGNHAPTELETRQALCGNLCRCSGYQGVLAAVRDVVAGRAPAGAADTAPDGGQDAPAQDEARIPHQAPPGAGSVQAHPHDGGMA, translated from the coding sequence ATGAGCGACGAGGACCACCGGCAGGGGCACCGCCCGCACGGCGGCGACGAGGGCGGCGACGGCCTGCACCTCCCCGACGGCTTCGTCCGGGACGGCTCCGCGCAGCCCGGTCCGCCCGGCGGGGACGCCGACGGCTACGGCCAGGACTGGAACGCGGAGTACGGCGGCGCCTACGAGGCCGACTACGGCCCCGAGTACGGCAACGGCTACGCCCACGACCAGCAGGGCTGGACACCGGAGTACCCGCAGGACGCCTCCCAGGGGTACGGCGAGAGCTTCTCGCCCGAGTACGGCTCCTGGCAGCAGACCGCCCCCGGCTCCGACTATGACGGCGACTCGACCACCTTCCTCCAGCTGCCGCCCGACGACGCCGCGGGCACGGCCCCGCTGGAGGCGCCCGGGCACGGCTACACGCCGCCGATGATCCTGCCCCTGAAGCCCCTCACCCCCGAGGCGGGCACCGACCCGGGTGCGGCGGGCGGCTGGTCCGCACCGCGGCCGCCGGCCGCGGACGGCACGCCGGGAGCCCCGGTGAGCTGGCCCGACGCGGGTGCGGCCGCCGATCCGCACGGCACCGGCCAGTGGACCTTCCCGGACGAGCCGGGCCCCGCCCCCGGCGCTGCCGAGATGACCGGCCAGTGGTCCGTGCCGATAGCGGACGGCGACCTGCCCGAGGAGTCGGGCGAGTACCCGCGCACGGCGCGGCAGGGCACGGCCACGCCGCCCTCGACGCTGCCCGGCGGGGCCCCCGCCTCCTGGACGACGCTGCCCGGCGGCGCGACCGCTCCCTGGGCGCCCGCGCCCGCGGCCGCGGACGACGCGGGCAGCGGGGCTCCCGACGGCGCGGAGGGCTTCGGCTCCGGCGGTGGGACCGGCGCGGAGGGCTACGACTCCGGCCGCGGGACCGGCGCCGCGGCCGACGAGTTCGGCCCCGGTGCGGTCGACGGGGCTCCCGACGGCGCGTTCCCCGTGGCGGACGGCGGGCACACCCCGGCCGCCGGCGTCCCCGCCGCGGACTTCGGCCCCGGGCCGGCGGCGCCGCCGGCCGCCGCCCCCGGCACGGACGACACCACCGCACCGGCCGCCCCGCACACACAGGGTCCCGGTGCCGTCGGCGCCACCCCGCCCGCCCCCGCGGAGAGCGCCCCGGAGACGGCCCCGGAGGCCGCCGGAGCGACCGCCGGTGAGGCGGGGCACCAGGCCGCCGGCGCCCCCGGCGGCGAGCAGGGCCGCCCCGAGGCCCCGCAGCCCGGCGCCGCCCCCGCGACGGCCCTCCCGGCCCCCGGCGCGCCCGCGGCCGTGCCCGGCACGGACCACGGCGCCCCCGACGCGGGGCCCGGGCACACCGCCGCCGGCCACGAGCCGGACACGGCCCACGGCGAGGACCCGGACGCCGCCCGCGGCGGGGAGCGGGACGCCCCCGAGCCGGTCTCCGAACCGGTCTCCGAGCCGGTCCCCGGGCCGTCCGCCGACGAGCACCCGGCCACCTCGTACGTACTGCGCGTCAACGGCACCGACCGCCCGGTCGCGGACGCCTGGATCGGCGAGTCCCTGCTGTACGTCCTGCGCGAGCGCCTCGGGCTGGCCGGCGCCAAGGACGGCTGCTCGCAGGGCGAGTGCGGTGCCTGCAACGTCCAGGTCGACGGCCGTCTCGTCGCCTCCTGCCTGGTCCCGGCGGCCACGGCCGCGGGCAGCGAGGTCCGCACGGTCGAGGGCCTCGCCGCCGACGGCGAACCGTCCGACGTCCAGCGGGCGCTCGCCGCCTGCGGCGCGGTGCAGTGCGGCTTCTGCATCCCGGGCATGGCCATGACCGTCCACGACCTGCTGGAGGGCAACCACGCCCCCACCGAGCTGGAGACCCGGCAGGCCCTGTGCGGCAACCTCTGCCGCTGCTCCGGCTACCAGGGCGTGCTCGCGGCGGTCCGCGACGTCGTCGCCGGACGCGCCCCGGCCGGGGCCGCCGACACCGCACCGGACGGCGGACAGGACGCACCCGCCCAGGACGAGGCACGGATCCCGCACCAGGCACCCCCCGGCGCCGGTAGTGTGCAGGCTCACCCGCACGACGGAGGCATGGCGTGA